In Enoplosus armatus isolate fEnoArm2 chromosome 16, fEnoArm2.hap1, whole genome shotgun sequence, the genomic window AATCTGCTAATCGTTTCATAAGAAGCGCTGCTCATTAACTTACAATCAAGCGAGGTtgaaaaaagcaaaagtatTGTTTGCgagaaaacaacttttttaCCGCCAGCCAATGAATCAATGCTGTTATCAGTCAAACCACACACGTACCCATGCACAGAgggaagtaaacacacacatgcacacacacacacacacacacacacacagacatcagacTCATGtatttgaaatacaaaatagcaatgcacaaacaaaaccgTGGAAACTAGTGATTAGCTGTGCAGCAGAGGTATAATTGGAGCTTCTAATTACAGTATTGCCTCATTGTTCCTCTCTACCTCTAATTTACCACATTTACATCCCAGAAAAACAATCACTTTGGTTGGGATCATAATGGGTGAATGACTGGAAagaaatctgtgtgtttaaacacaAGTTTAGTTATAGATGCAATAAAATAGTcgaggccttttttttttactcacatAATGTTTATATCTCTAAAACATAAGCTCAAACCTTTTACATTAAGGACATGAAATGACAGAGTAAAGCTTCTACGGGAAGGACGACATTGTGTGGTGCTGCATCTACATTAGCTTTATAAATGTATGCAATATAGCCTGCAAGCATGAAAGATATAATTACATATTAAGTGCTGGTATACCAGACACTACTTAAGCAATAATTCTTGCAAAACTGCatataacaaaaatgtaaaaaacttAATTACATTGCATATTTGTTGCTATAGAAACATTTTCTTAtacaaagaaaattaaatacaaaacaaaatcgCTGAGATGTCTAACGTTTCGCTCTAGCTGAGTAAATACTTCACAATTACCGATTACATTCCAAATTACCATATGACTTCAGATCACCCGTCAGTTGTTGTTTAAATTAGACACACGAGGTTGGATGGTTACCCTTCTGACCGGAGTCTGATCTGCATTGCGATTGGCCaccagctcctgcagctgcagcgccCCTCCACCAATGAAACAGAAAGCCGGGCACACAGGGCCGGAGCAATCGACATGACCTTCCCACAAAGGTCGCAGAGAGTGGGCATCATAGAAGGTGACGCGACCTTTCTCAAAGTCAAGGCACACACCAAGCCGGGGCGGCAGCGGGTAGGTGAGGCCTGTGGGTGAGGAAGGGCCGTTGCTGATGGGGTCTCGGATACTGTTCCCATGGTTACTGTGGTGGTGGTAGTTGTGCTGGGGCAGGTAGATCTTACCCATCCCCATAGTGAGGAAGCAGAATGGTGGAGCAGAGTCCAGGGCATCCTCTGCGCCACTGTCATGACCACTGTCTGGGTCGTAGCTGGAGAGAGAGCACAGTTTGAAAAATGAGGATGAGTTAAGTAAAAgccaatacaacaatgtaaaaatactcaagtacaagtaaaagtcctgcattcaaaatcctacttaaatacaaatacagaggtattatcagcaaaatgtatttaaagtatcaaaagtaaaagtacaaactACTTTAACTACTTTAGATACTGAAGTCCAGCTGTTCCCAACCTGGAGGTCAggccccctccaaagggtcacaagataaatctgaggggttgtgagatgataaCTGAGGTaggaacaaagagaaaacttCTGAAAAGTTCTGCTACTCTTTGTATTCACTTTTGAAATGTGGCAAGGAACTTTAACCAGACGCTGCTTTTCTTTAAGGGTCAGGGTTTGGGAACCACAACCACTAATCTAGTCTTTGACAATAAATTTTATCCgattatgtaaaatcttaatgaaaagtaacaagtaactagagttatcagataaatgtagtggagtaaaaagtagaatatttcccCATAGTAGAGAAATAGAAATATCCAAATAGAGGaccttaaaattgtacttaattacttgagtgaatgtacatAGTTACTTTACTTACCTCTGATTACGTACTACTATTTCCTTTAATTTTGTCAATTAATTTCCATGTCATATTCCTGCTACTCACCGGGGACTGGCCATGTCTTGTGGAAGGTGAAACCACTCCTGCAGTTTGGACTCCAGACCAACTCCCACCTGttcaaaaaagtaaagtaaaagtaattaaGTAAACATGTCTCTTGtagcaaatattcacaaaacCGATTGATCTAATTCTCTCTTTTACCTCAAGCAGAAATACCAGCATCTTTACGTGATGATTGTCCTTTCTCTGGTGATTATTAATACAATGCTCATAAGCCTCATATCTGTAATCACTATGTGATTACAGATATGAGTGATACGATGCACATGTGGGTATTAAGATATGCATATTGAagtatgtgtatatttacaatataaatacaaaataagtaCAATCTCAAAACCATCCCATAACTGCTTGCAAACTTGTCATTTCCTTAGAAACAACCCAGTTTAGGGACATTATTCGTAGGCCAAAGGCTCACTATAAGGTGACTTATTTTCTCCAGACATAACCGTCTTCTTGatgagattcctgtgtttgtgtttttctctgtactCCTCTCGCTGATTTGAAGTGAGCGGGactcagttggaaaaaggtggTGAGATACctccatgcaccaatcaggatttaacaacactgaaaatgtgatgacagttggtttgtttgcttatgttgccagACTACTGTCAATCAAagccacacccacacagtcctggtGAGGCTGATCAGCTGAGGTTTTGAGTGTTAAATGCATAAATAGTACCTAAGGATGTATTGTTTAAAACTTTAACTGTGACTCTTATTTAGTCAACAATATTCTATTTCAGTATATTCCACATACTGGGCAGTATGCACTAATAGTATGTTGTATTCAGTACACAAAATATGTAGACTGTACTGCTAGAATTTACTCACCTTCACTAAGTAAGACCCAGGCTCCACTGAGCATGCCCAGTAGTGCCGTCCCTGTGTAATAGCCACATCCCCCACCAGGAGGTCCGAGGTcaggtgacaggaagtgagggcgttgtcagcagcctgcagcagagagagaccagGGACGCTGCGAGCACAGCGCTGCTCTTTACTGACCACCAGCCTGTCGGCATGGAGACCCCAGCGAGAGTCCAGGTAGAAGTTGAGCACTAggaggagatggggagagagaggacacagcagagagatggaaagaggagggaggggaggagaagcaGACATGAGGGTagaaggaagacaaagagacagatgcATTCAAAAATGACATATAGGGGTTTTAGAAGCAGCAGGAGAAGTTTGGGAGGCAACAGAAGGAAAGTGATACAGATTTACAGTAAGAAGAGAAATGAGGAGAATACAAGGCAATTGAGAGGAGAGACTAgggggagaggagcagagagcaggCATGCACCTCCTCCCACCAGTACTGGAAGAGAAAAGGACACTGATCTACAAACTGATGACTCAGGGAGTAAAATACAGAAGGCATCACAAAGAAGCTCTGGCTGTGGGGAGTGCAGATTTTTTCCAAAGGAAGTACAATTTACAGAGGGAACATACGCAATAGCAGGAAGGAAAAACAGCCTACAGGGACACAAGGGATTCACCAATTCACCATTAAAAAGCCCTGGATCTGAATCCGATCCATGTTGTTAAGCTTCGCGTCTTAACAAACAGCAAACCTCATCAGCGCTCGGACAGATCTCGTTATAGAGTGGGAGGCAGAGGGGTGAGTGGGCGTCTAGATGGGGGTGGAAGAACAGAGGATGCATGGGATGACcccaaagagaaagaagaggagaagagataaTTATGTTGTATGGGGGTTACGAAGGGGCGGTCAGGAGATATGAATGCACTTCTTACGTTCCGTAGGAGGCATGTAGGTTGGCAGCGTGGAAGTAGAAGTAGCGATGACAAGTACAAAGCTGTGAAGTGGAAATAATACgtgagagaaagatgaagcAATACAAAATAAGGACAAAGATGGTGTGGATGTGTTGAAggtggtggggaaaaaaagatgggaatgggcagaaaggaaaaagaatgaATTATTAACTGCTCGCCATGGCAACCATCCTAATGCTTTTATTGTGCCTGATAAATAATAGTAGGTGTGAAGAAATGAATGGCTCCTGACAGCAACTACAGCTCGCTGTGTGGCCTTAATGAGATTTTTTTGTAGCTGTCATACACTTGTCACTGATTTAAGTGGCTACAAGTCATTAACCAAAAATAGTAGAAAGACTCTctcaaaaagaaatgtataaaagagACACAGTCTGGACACTTAATGCAGGTGGGGGATGATTCATAATCATGAATCacggtgtgtttgttttcctacaAACCAGGAAGTGTCTAAAGGTATATTTAACACCTTGTTAACTGGGGTGTTGCCAAACTAGGGCAGAGTACACCTCTGTTGTATGGGTGCGCTTCCCCTGTGGCAAGGTCAAAGTCTCTCACCTGGTGCAGGCGGGGTGTGCAGGTACACTTCTTCACTGTACTCCCCGTAGCCCGCCTTGTTGCAGCCTCTCACCCGCAGCACGTACACGCTGTCCATCTCTAGCCTGTCAATCACAGCGCTGCTCCCACTCACTTCATCCAATCGCTGCCAGCCCCAGCGGGCGGCTGCCAATCCTCCTCTGATACCGCCCCTAGACGCTCCTCCCGGTACCACACCCCGACGGCGATACTCGACGGAGAAGTGCCAGGCGGGTGCAGAGTCCTGGGGCAGCCGCCAGCACAGGAAGAGCTGGTCGTAGGCCAGGGTGCGCTGGGTATCAATCACTGGAGCCAGGGGAGCTGTGACAAAATTGGTTTTAATAGAAAGTTTACATGAATAACTCAAATTTAGAAGTTTAACATGACATAGTTGTTACTATATTTCATGGCATTTCTGCTTCATTAGACAGTATAAGTAATCATGAAAAGGcccttgtctttctctccttctcctcttcactcCTTTCCTTCCTTATCCTGTTCCCTTCCACTTTCTCCATCCCCgcactttccctcctctcctccttcctctcatcaCTCCCCTTCTCACCCTGGATGAAGTTCAAGTCTGTCAGGAGTTTGAGTTCTTTGGAGACGTCCAGCTGGAAGTGTCTGAAGGATGGATCAGCAGCCAGAGTGAAATGCTGGAGATTCTCAATTGCTTTGCTCAACCTGGTGCAGTGAAAAACAGGGAAAGCAGTGTTAGAGGAACAGAGGAGTGTTTATATGATGCTTTCATCAAGAtctgtgagagagggagacagactgatgaggagggaggggtgtaTGATGATTTTTAAAAGATAAGGCTGGCGtcattctatgtttttcttttgtcaaaccCATGAAAGGGCTGAAACCAACAATGCGTTggtctctcaatactttcagACTTTCCTATCACATCTGTGTCTCTCATTCAGTTCTACTAAAGACAGGTTTATAACagatgggcactgtagtttttagcaaatattACTCAAAGTAAATGGTGCATTTcttggggcagcaggacagtgtgggATTGACTCTGAACAAACTACAGTGaccatgtatttatatatattcaaatatatatatatatatatatatatatatcattacCTATATCAGGGTTTGGCTACGTAGACAgcacttgttagtaggatcaattaattgctgcttttggtctttttatgagatttgttgacaataagtaAACAATCATTTAAGATTATTTCagatcatttcttatttttgacTTCGCAAAAATATTAGTTTGACAGttaacaagaaaaacatttcttttttcacacaGCTCCTCTTGCCAAGAGCTAATTAAGTTGTAACTAGTACAAACTGAAAGTCTACTTGCCCTATCTTGTGGCCTTTTAGTGGTTACAAACAACGCAGCGAGGAATGTAGAAAGACTCTGTTATGTTATTACaagcttgtgtgttttcagaagaAAATTAAGGTGTGTATAAAACCTGTTctaaaaataaagagaagagaaactAACAAAGAAAGACCAGACTAATCTAAGACCTGTTCAAACAGGACAGAGAGATGAGCCAAATAGAGAAACAGAAAACCTGTTATGAGTCTGGCGAGCAGCCTGCACAAAGCAAGGCTGGTCTGTTTCCTTCAGCAGCTCTTGGGTAAATGCCATGAGCCCTGCGTGTTCCATCAAACCCCGTCTCTCCGCCACTTGAGCAGCCAATGCCTCGCCTCGTTTCTGCCGCGCCGACTCCAGAGCCTGGGTGAGCGAAGCGTGTCGCTCGGCCAGAGCAGCCGTCAGATCCCTGATGCTCTGAGCCAGCTGCTCTCTGGCTGACACACTGTTTACCTGGTGATGAATAACACAGACGGACAAGTTTTAACATTGAGAAACACCCAGCTGATTCTAAGTCAGGTTGATTCAATGGGCCTTTTATAGAAACTGTTTTACTACAACGTACAAAGAGCTCAAAgtacacaaaaacagataatgaaaacaagcctgtgtgtgtcttcacaTGATAGATTCCAAACAAGGATGTTACAATGGACAGATTACTGCTGTGCACTCCATAACAATAGGATTAATAACAGCGTGTCAGCTGATTTTTACTCATTTCTTCATCTGCATGGACCAAATGTTaagaaatgtaataatgatTTTAACTTGAATAGAGGTAATATCAATACACActaggaaacaaaagaaaaacagttgaGTCAGACCGGTTCAATCGCACATACAATCTAGAGCTGttgcacaaataaacaatatgtatacagtatttatttattaataaatatttattccTCACTCTCATGATAACTGAGCAAACCCAATCAGCTGGTGAAGACCATaagatgcagctgaaagctccaggTGGAATCTAGTGATTGTCTTCATGAGAACATTAAACATAAACAGTATTAAACTGGCCTATACAATATTTGTACatgtttgaaaatatttaataaaagatTTTATAGCACACTGTAAgggcttgtttttgtgtgtaatcACATATCATTAAATATGATTACAGCTATGTTATACTGTATtatcaataaatacaataaaaaagactttaaaaatgtccttatatcttcttacaactacattatactgtattttaaacaaTGCATTAATTGTTTATGTGCTGCTTATAAATGGTATTTAGGGGGATCTTTAAAATAAAGACTTAACGACTTTCAACAATTACGAGAGAAGTCACAAAGGAAAGTGTGAGCAAATACAAGCTGGCTGTCTGTCAAAGCAGCTGGAAAAAATCAAACGACTGCAACTGTTTTATGGTGTTTAGCTGCTGGTGTTAATTCCATGTTCAGCAACATTTTGTCAGCCCAAAGTATTAATCACCTCAGTCTGAGTGATGGAACTCTCCAGCTGGGTAATCTGGCCCAGAACTGTGTCCTGGTTGGACAGAATGTAGTTCATCTCCTTCGTAATCTTCTCCTGTCAAATAAACAGcgaacaacaaataaacaccaGGCAGCTTAATTGTTACACACAGCCTTACATCAACTCTGCACCAGCCCATTTCCTGTACAGTTCTATACTACTGTGCATTGTTTGTCTCTGATATACTGAAAGCtgctttttgacattttgaaataatgcactttttaaatcacttttaagTCACTGCATCACTTCACTgtggaaaatatcaaaatgaattcACTCAATAATTAGACTTTAAAAGGTAGAGAAGTGAATAGCATGCTTACTGTTGAGTGAGTATAATATAATTCCAAAactaacatactaacataaaagtacacagtaacacagtaatgTATTTCAATCttatatgtttgtttatatgtttaaatgttaaagtgGGCTTTTCAGAACTGTCCTATGTATTAAACCTTTCATTTTGCAGCACATGTAGAGAAACCCAGTCCAGACCATGTCAGATTCAGAGTCATACCTTCAGGGCTTGGTATGCATGGGCCACAGGCAGGATTTTGTGTCCGGTGTGGATGCGGCGCAGTTTGCAGAGAGGGCAGAGCAGCCGCTGACAGGACCTGCAATAGAACTGTAGTTTCTCCTGGTCATGCTCCGGACAGGTCAGAACCTGAGGACAGGAGTCAAATTAAGTCAAACTTATTTACCTGAAGCACATTTTACCCCAAGGGAGAAAAAGTAGATCATTAGGAggatgtgtgtatatttatgaaGCATCTCAATGGTTACCAGGTTGTCAGGATGTCGCTTTATATTATTAGCTATAGCTCTTTAATTCATTAAGAAGCTCTTTAGTAACCACTTACAACTGCACAGTATATTCACTATTGTAAATACCCTTTATTAATAACATAAAACCTTTTATAACTGCAGGCTTAATGGTTTTTAGaaagtgggttagggttagggttattacCAACATTTACAAGAGCATTATTAACACATAGAAAGGATCACAACAccagacagatttttttttttcacaacctAACAACCTGAACATTGTTTTATGAttggcttataactgatctgtAAGGCATTAGTTTAGTTACATTTATTAACCATCAATGAGGCCATTAGTTATGACTTACATTCCTTACAAAGGGTGCCATATTACAAAGTTGTACCAAAGGGTTTAAAATGTTatgatttttaaaataactgGTTCATCTCTGTAGATACAGAACactttattacatattttttgaAAAGTGGTATTTAAGATATGTTATTATTAACGCAGATGTGTGAAAGTGCCCCAATGTCTTACCTTTGGTCTGAAGTTGAGCGTGGGCTGGATGTGTTCATGCTGTGCCCGCGGCGTCCCCCACGGGTGATACAGCTTGAAACACTCGTTACAGAAATTGGACCTGCAGTCAGCGCAGCCCTTAGTGGCCTCCAGAGCTTGAGGAGGCTTACAGAACTGGCACATCACAGCTACACTGCCCAgactcactgtgtgtctgtacctGGCGGAGGTGGTGGTGTGGAGGGACAGCAgcagggggaggaagaaaagaaagattgcTTTAGCCTTTAATTATATGGCTTGTTCTATTGTGATTAAATAACTTTTTGTCAAGAATTCAATACCAAATAAAACAGTTGTAgtcaaaagcataaaaaaaaatgttcaaaaagttCTAATCAAAGCCAAATGAAAGGTTGTGAAaacactgtgagagagagagagacaaacactgaTGAGTCGGTGACAAAGTGAGCACAAGACTAATAGACAATGGAAGCACACAGTCAGCCACGGTAGCTACAGCGTGTTGCAGTGCACGCTCTGCAGGATTCTTCACCAGCTCAGCTTCTGCTGAGTTGGACATGTTCCCACACCTTCTGTTTTTCAGGACCAAGTCATCTATTCATGTGCGTTTGGCCCCAAACATCATCAGCACTGAAGGACTATATCACTGGGTGGAGTTTTATGTACATAGCTTTgcattttttcattgttttggttgaagagtgtgtgcatatgtgtgtgtgtgtgtgtgtgtgtgtgtgtgtggtacctACCTCTCCACTATACGCTCTAAGGTGAGGTTGCGCAGACAGTCAGTAAGGCCCTTTTCTCCCAGCTCCACATCTCGGCCGCAGGGGACACAGGGGAACATCATCACCAGGGGAGGGCCCTCCTTACGGCGTCGCCCTGGATACGTCCCATATCCCGGAGACCGGGGCATG contains:
- the trim46b gene encoding tripartite motif-containing 46b codes for the protein MMFPCVPCGRDVELGEKGLTDCLRNLTLERIVERYRHTVSLGSVAVMCQFCKPPQALEATKGCADCRSNFCNECFKLYHPWGTPRAQHEHIQPTLNFRPKVLTCPEHDQEKLQFYCRSCQRLLCPLCKLRRIHTGHKILPVAHAYQALKEKITKEMNYILSNQDTVLGQITQLESSITQTEVNSVSAREQLAQSIRDLTAALAERHASLTQALESARQKRGEALAAQVAERRGLMEHAGLMAFTQELLKETDQPCFVQAARQTHNRLSKAIENLQHFTLAADPSFRHFQLDVSKELKLLTDLNFIQAPLAPVIDTQRTLAYDQLFLCWRLPQDSAPAWHFSVEYRRRGVVPGGASRGGIRGGLAAARWGWQRLDEVSGSSAVIDRLEMDSVYVLRVRGCNKAGYGEYSEEVYLHTPPAPVLNFYLDSRWGLHADRLVVSKEQRCARSVPGLSLLQAADNALTSCHLTSDLLVGDVAITQGRHYWACSVEPGSYLVKVGVGLESKLQEWFHLPQDMASPRYDPDSGHDSGAEDALDSAPPFCFLTMGMGKIYLPQHNYHHHSNHGNSIRDPISNGPSSPTGLTYPLPPRLGVCLDFEKGRVTFYDAHSLRPLWEGHVDCSGPVCPAFCFIGGGALQLQELVANRNADQTPVRRVTIQPRVSNLNNN